A single genomic interval of Clostridium facile harbors:
- a CDS encoding glycerate kinase family protein, translated as MKKCVIAPDSFKGSMTSIEVCQIIKQKVAEFFPGCQTVCLPIADGGEGTVDCFLQAMQGEKIMVPVHGPHMEDITGFYGRFQDTAIIEMAAASGLPLAERHLNPSVTTTYGVGELMLHAIQHGAKQIILGIGGSCTNDAGCGCAAALGAKFYHGAQTFLPTGKNLGQITKIDLSELKSLLNGVSVLTMCDVTNPLYGPNGAAVVYAPQKGATPEMVKLLNEQLIQFDHILQTQLGYSVAALPGAGAAGGFGAGAVAFLQAKLQSGIDTVLELTKFEKQIQFADLVITGEGKLDQQSLQGKVISGIAKRTFPYHIPTVAIVGDIGEDIASIYQMGISAVFSINQVAIPFSESKKRSKQDLARTTENILRFLKVFH; from the coding sequence GTGAAAAAATGCGTAATCGCACCGGATTCTTTTAAAGGCAGTATGACTTCTATTGAGGTTTGCCAAATTATAAAACAAAAGGTAGCAGAATTTTTTCCAGGTTGCCAGACAGTTTGTCTACCAATCGCAGATGGTGGCGAAGGCACTGTGGATTGCTTTTTACAAGCAATGCAAGGAGAAAAGATAATGGTACCAGTACATGGGCCTCATATGGAGGATATTACTGGATTTTATGGTAGATTCCAAGATACCGCAATTATCGAAATGGCTGCCGCTTCTGGCCTACCATTGGCAGAAAGGCATTTGAATCCCTCTGTTACCACTACTTATGGAGTAGGAGAATTGATGTTACATGCGATCCAACATGGTGCAAAACAAATTATCTTAGGCATAGGAGGAAGCTGTACTAATGATGCTGGTTGTGGATGTGCTGCTGCTTTAGGTGCAAAATTCTATCATGGAGCTCAGACTTTCCTTCCAACAGGAAAAAATTTAGGTCAAATCACAAAGATTGATTTGTCAGAGCTCAAATCTCTTTTAAATGGAGTTTCTGTCCTTACTATGTGTGATGTCACAAATCCATTATATGGTCCCAATGGAGCTGCTGTGGTTTACGCACCACAAAAAGGGGCTACTCCTGAAATGGTGAAACTGTTAAACGAACAATTAATACAGTTTGATCATATCCTACAAACTCAACTTGGCTATTCTGTGGCAGCCCTTCCTGGAGCGGGGGCTGCTGGTGGCTTCGGCGCAGGAGCTGTCGCATTTCTTCAAGCAAAATTGCAGTCTGGGATTGATACGGTATTGGAGCTTACCAAATTTGAAAAGCAAATTCAATTTGCCGATTTGGTTATCACTGGAGAAGGAAAGCTGGATCAACAAAGCTTACAGGGAAAAGTCATCAGTGGAATCGCAAAACGGACTTTCCCTTATCATATTCCCACTGTTGCTATTGTCGGGGATATTGGAGAAGATATAGCATCTATTTATCAAATGGGAATTTCAGCAGTATTTAGTATCAATCAGGTTGCAATTCCTTTTTCAGAATCTAAAAAACGGAGCAAACAGGATTTAGCTCGTACAACGGAGAATATCTTGCGTTTTCTAAAGGTATTCCATTAA
- the aroE gene encoding shikimate dehydrogenase, with the protein MMQKSYREELVGVFGDPIDENPTVILEQAAFQACQLNYRYLNILVKSEDLEQAILGMKAMHMKGINLTIPHKCAVLPYLDGISKEASIIGAVNTIVVKDGKLVGENTDGKGFLTSLQENDITVLGQEIMILGAGGAARAIAVELALAGAKKITIVNRSRQRGEELTTLIQEKTSCQAEFLLWNKTISIPEEINILVNATSIGLFPNVEQKPDLDESSLRPDLVVCDVIPNHPRTQLLKMAEQQGAKTIDGLGMLVNQGAINFQLWTGKKAPVEVMKQAIQKEFGLEESL; encoded by the coding sequence ATGATGCAAAAATCTTATCGGGAAGAATTGGTTGGGGTGTTTGGTGACCCTATTGACGAAAATCCAACCGTTATTTTAGAACAAGCTGCTTTTCAGGCGTGCCAGTTAAACTACCGGTATTTAAATATTTTGGTAAAATCAGAGGATCTGGAGCAAGCTATCCTTGGCATGAAAGCAATGCATATGAAAGGGATTAATTTGACTATTCCCCATAAATGCGCTGTACTTCCCTATTTAGATGGTATTTCTAAAGAAGCCTCTATTATCGGGGCTGTCAATACCATTGTAGTAAAGGATGGCAAACTAGTTGGGGAAAACACCGATGGAAAAGGCTTCTTAACTTCCTTACAGGAAAATGATATTACCGTTCTTGGTCAAGAAATCATGATATTGGGCGCTGGTGGTGCTGCCCGTGCTATAGCGGTGGAATTGGCGTTAGCGGGTGCGAAAAAAATAACCATTGTCAATCGCAGTCGACAACGTGGTGAGGAACTTACAACTCTAATCCAAGAAAAAACCTCCTGTCAGGCAGAATTTTTGCTATGGAATAAAACAATTTCCATACCAGAAGAAATTAATATTTTAGTTAATGCTACATCAATTGGCTTATTCCCTAATGTGGAACAAAAACCAGATTTAGACGAATCTTCCCTTCGTCCTGATCTGGTCGTGTGCGATGTCATCCCAAATCATCCTCGCACCCAGTTACTCAAAATGGCGGAACAACAAGGCGCAAAAACGATTGATGGTTTAGGCATGTTGGTAAATCAGGGAGCAATTAACTTTCAGTTATGGACAGGAAAAAAAGCTCCTGTAGAAGTTATGAAACAAGCAATCCAAAAAGAGTTTGGTCTGGAGGAATCCCTGTGA